One part of the Sardina pilchardus chromosome 5, fSarPil1.1, whole genome shotgun sequence genome encodes these proteins:
- the riox2 gene encoding ribosomal oxygenase 2, with protein MPRKRGSPPTSAECEDTASAKYRKLKADISSSPLNFDTPLSLFKSLISPIGIDEFFQEYWEKKPLLLQRSDPSLASYYQSLFQLSDLKELCGQKLEYARDVNVCRCVNGKKKVMNKEGRVNYTTLKKDFDQKKATIQFHQPQRFKDELWRIQERLESFFGALVGSNVYITPKASQGLPPHYDDVEVFILQLEGEKHWRLYSPTVPLAREYGLEPEDRIGNPTHDIILKAGDLLYFPRGTIHQANTPAEVDHSTHITLSTYQNMSWGDYLLDIFPGFLFDSMKRDIDMRAGMPRRLLTNVSVGPEVCTQLSTFLRCLADRMDSGEQELRSTDMERDFVSNRLPPFVHDNTNIVPTGKMPTLEDCVCMRFKDHVVVTVQPSPDRTDEATEMEVFVVHSLRNNRKIHMMGEPQDDDDDDDEEEEEEEDEEEEKEEECPTQVQGVRFPLSHRPALRQLQSAERLLVAELQLEPDSARLGLVLGLWTEGLLEVCSPTEQ; from the exons ATGCCCAGGAAAAGGGGATCACCACCAACGTCCGCAGAATGCGAGGACACAGCTTCTGCTAAATATAGAAAACTGAAGGCTGATATATCTTCTTCCCCATTAAATTTCGACACCCCATTAAGTTTATTTAAAAGTCTGATTTCTCCAATTGGCATAGATGAATTCTTTCAGGAATATTGGGAAAAGAAGCCCTTGTTATTGCAAAGATCTGACCCAAGTTTAGCCAGCTATTACCAGTCCCTCTTCCAGTTGTCAGACCTGAAGGAACTGTGTGGTCAGAAGCTTGAGTATGCAAGGGATGTCAACGTCTGCCGATGTGTGAATGGCAAGAAAAAAGTAATGAATAAAGAAGGACGTGTTAACTACACTACTCTGAAAAAAGACTTTGACCAGAAGAAAGCCACCATACAGTTTCACCAGCCTCAAAGATTTAAG GATGAGCTCTGGCGTATTCAGGAGCGCCTGGAGAGTTTCTTCGGGGCCCTTGTGGGATCGAACGTGTACATCACACCAAAAGCTTCTCAGGGGCTGCCTCCACATTATGACGACGTTGAG GTATTCATTCTGCagctagagggagagaaacactgGAGGTTGTACAGTCCCACTGTCCCACTGGCTCGTGAGTACGGCCTGGAACCAGAGGACAGAATAGGCAACCCAACACATGACATTATCCTGAAG GCAGGAGATCTGTTATACTTTCCCAGAGGTACCATACACCAAGCAAATACTCCTGCCGAGGTGGATCACTCCACGCACATAACTCTCAGTACTTACCAGAACAT GTCTTGGGGAGACTACCTGCTGGACATATTTCCAGGTTTTCTCTTTGACTCGATGAAAAGAGATATCGATATGAGAGCTGGAATGCCCAGACGGCTACTTACG aatgttAGCGTAGGCCCAGAGGTCTGTACACAGCTCTCTACGTTCCTGAGATGTTTGGCAGATAGAATGGACTCGGGTGAACAGGAGCTACGCTCtacagacatggagagagactTTGTGTCCAACAGGCTTCCACCTTTTGTGCATGACAACACAAACATCGTGCCAA CTGGAAAGATGCCAACGCTtgaggactgtgtgtgcatgagatttAAAGACCACGTCGTCGTAACAGTGCAGCCAAGTCCGGATAGAACA GATGAGGCGACAGAGATGGAAGTGTTTGTGGTGCATTCGCTAAGGAATAACAGAAAGATTCACATGATGGGAGAACcacaagatgatgatgatgatgatgatgaggaggaggaggaagaagaagatgaggaggaggagaaagaggaggaatgtCCAACTCAG GTCCAGGGCGTgcgcttccctctctctcatcgtcCTGCCCTCAGGCAGCTCCAGAGTGCAGAGCGCCTCCTGGTGGCCGAGCTGCAGCTGGAGCCAGACTCTGCGCGGCTGGGCCTAGTGCTGGGACTCTGGACCGAGGGGCTGCTGGAGGTCTGCTCCCCCACTGAACAGTAG
- the LOC134080176 gene encoding beta/gamma crystallin domain-containing protein 3 — MKRQNSWQDGIARIFRYDSDKTTRESDTTFTCHPQSSLEDETKFAPERRDDGDPFVDNDLDMSKAFQGCEGEEGTDRQNRDTQANVLDNEAGSLSELPDRQPPLGLTKSPGPSSPVPPSDSFLRRLGSLFHFFSKAEARAPQLEQDTAVLSGPGGVTCEAARTQQISETTGGLPGVDVVGPQCQEMDKAPTEQDRTACMAEETVTEAPSGPVGRTPESLPSVSEDHGPARSPAGDHGTSTGSAEEGQQQVFDGPAVITHTTYRGQKEARKTRRRQPVQIYSPISEGDEGHPCRGASSGGVGGSPGPLTGDLQQHGEAAAELPGVASERSEVLPSQEARSEPSSQATCVQPADAHGAAGTHKAEDTLPGDQGCQESPSLCVSAPGIRNCEVNDCSSYASKSLDVQLPDLPVGGTGESVAKPQLPQDEDSIECESKAMVDIILKNALTALQSMETSEQENAIPHEAHVEREPFTYAGARHGYQKEDYDFKDATQELEDKHAMTTHVDDQVISRAQGDGSRSTFSSGYESIAGSDTDIRCSPGQSFEGSPLALPISGLHVESLSMAMPGIADSSEEKLTGDSESENTDCEKYDHDSTDVIRDTTFKMDDGETEGCVAFEPQPEEVRTLTFEGDDLYSNSCVVSEPEVGDVDKEIRPKSCQNSEQSVQFQPVSHCTFQSGSIGAENAKLEDFELKTLTECTEVANMDPESFSSVCEPGEKVQSQDVVRPKPLPIAQHSLASHDSKDKATEEPTSFSNTQSRPERNTVVAPQCVVSEDQCQDSEHSVVATVSDGEESCATFTAQDGLHAQDKNVDFALLASSISLLVSGPPPVLGSGFPMARGEEQEQEEEEEEMDAIFVNDTGSMEKPTPRRGKSYPFSLSPIVEEEESLQVPPATEEELKSSDQQTCSILSLLQSVSERLQSSGFADGDPDTWADSMEAFRCSRWGGLSDQVGDAAEENPPTDQDLTLKDEAETLGDVEETVSVEPQEAPEEKDWVTLLSKPKRIASSPYYECLKSKPPSIPPVVSITDGKLSKPLVKGEQLSLKRIMPRPSVMHVYDGVTFSGEKRIIFDDVVDTGDMAFKTGLSLQALTGCWLLYVEPGFKGTCMVLEEGEKVLIGGEGEVQEQSTNKVKSPDPVSIGSIRRVVKDDSIPEIHCHEGESTVVFHSRTDNLEAVQLSNLTVKSGCWLAYEQNGFSGHFAVLEIGGKTTHGSVSLVRSLRPLTRGGPKVSRPLDPKMVLYEFPHFQGQHRELGTNTSRVEGLQRVSSLRVISGIWVGYSREHYRGQQCLLEEGEYTDCRQLGESDRTFLSFRFLLADCIEPAISLRNAHSPETAHMDIVDLDVPDMEKSGPNLELASICVKSGVWVAYSGKFFSGDQYVLEKGHHSGPLDWGDRSGEVMSIRPVRLSCGNRKPKHLIRAYSEPDFGGERREYESEAADCSSLHPMSFRVIHGSWVLFDEEGCSGKQFILTEGLFPDLASCGNDGSAIKSLQPVPYCFSDPSISLFSLDSFEGLETEAVMTMDDMEGFFTQSLRVNSGLWVVYEYSNFKGRQMLLKTGEYSRWGEHSNWDTIGSLQPFGQPKAYIQLRNRVLGSVLTAEPTKDDDAPAKVSLKAPKSLDSQQWIFTDGLLKCKVGKVCMSVIGGKAHVGARVALWPEHGRTHQRWSLNENGTISSYLNHSLVLDIRGGNGIDRDHFIVNQFSADQSTQFWDIELV, encoded by the exons ATGAAAAGGCAAAATTCATGGCAAGACGGCATCGCAAGAATCTTTAGATATGATTCTGACAAAACGACAAGAGAGAGTGATACCAC ATTTACCTGCCATCCTCAAAGCAGCCTGGAAGATGAGACTAAGTTTGCACCTGAGAGGAGAGACGATGGTGATCCATTTGTGGACAATGACCTGGACATGTCAAAG GCATTCCAGGGCTGTGAGGGAGAAGAAGGAACAGATCGTCAGAATCGGGACACCCAGGCAAATGTGCTGGACAATGAGGCAGGCTCATTGTCGGAACTCCCTGACAGGCAGCCTCCTCTTGGCCTTACCAAATCCCCGGGGCCCAGCTCACCCGTGCCCCCCTCAGATTCCTTTCTCAGAAGACTTGGGAGTTTGTTCCACTTCTTCTCCAAGGCAGAGGCGAGAGCGCCACAGCTCGAGCAAGATACAGCTGTGCTCTCGGGGCCTGGAGGAGTGACATGCGAAGCAGCCAGGACCCAGCAGATCAGTGAGACGACCGGTGGGCTGCCTGGGGTGGACGTCGTGGGCCCCCAGTGTCAGGAGATGGACAAAGCACCTACCGAGCAGGATCGCACTGCTTGTATGGCAGAGGAGACGGTCACCGAGGCACCATCTGGACCAGTGGGCCGGACACCAGAGAGTTT ACCGTCTGTGTCTGAAGACCACGGGCCGGCGCGGAGCCCGGCTGGAGACCACGGGACTTCGACAGGAAGCGCAGAGGAGGGTCAGCAGCAGGTCTTCGACGGTCCGGCCGTCATCACGCACACGACCTACCGAGGCCAGAAGGAAGCTCGGAAGACGCGGAGGAGGCAACCCGTGCAGATCTACTCTCCCATCTCGGAGGGTGACGAGGGCCATCCCTGTCGAGGCGCGTCCAGCGGGGGCGTAGGAGGAAGCCCTGGTCCACTCACGGGTGACCTCCAGCAGCACGGCGAAGCCGCAGCGGAACTCCCTGGCGTGGCCTCAGAGCGATCTGAGGTCTTGCCCTCGCAGGAGGCTCGTTCAGAGCCATCTTCACAGGCTACTTGTGTCCAGCCAGCTGATGCCCATGGTGCTGCCGGCACACACAAGGCGGAGGACACTCTTCCTGGGGATCAGGGTTGCCAAGAGTCCCCATCGCTTTGTGTGTCGGCACCTGGCATCAGGAACTGCGAGGTGAACGATTGTTCCTCGTACGCAAGCAAGAGCCTGGACGTACAGTTACCTGATCTGCCTGTCGGTGGTACAGGTGAAAGTGTAGCGAAGCCACAGCTGCCTCAGGATGAGGATAGCATAGAGTGTGAATCCAAAGCCATGGTGGATATCATACTGAAGAATGCACTGACTGCACTGCAGAGCATGGAGACATCAGAACAAGAGAACGCCATTCCTCACGAAGCCCATGTTGAGCGTGAACCCTTTACTTACGCAGGAGCTAGACACGGATACCAGAAAGAGGATTATGATTTTAAAGATGCTACACAAGAACTAGAGGATAAGCATGCCATGACCACTCACGTAGATGACCAAGTCATCTCTAGAGCGCAGGGGGACGGTAGCAGGTCAACCTTTTCATCAGGCTATGAGTCCATCGCCGGGTCAGACACAGATATCCGGTGTAGCCCTGGTCAGAGCTTTGAAGGAAGTCCTCTGGCGCTTCCAATCAGCGGCCTTCATGTGGAGTCTCTTTCTATGGCGATGCCTGGAATTGCAGACTCTTCCGAAGAAAAGTTAACAGGGGACAGTGAATCTGAAAACACAGACTGTGAAAAGTATGACCATGACAGTACTGATGTAATAAGAGACACAACATTTAAAATGGATGACGGTGAGACTGAAGGTTGTGTAGCATTCGAACCTCAGCCAGAAGAGGTTAGAACTCTGACATTTGAGGGGGATGACTTGTACTCTAACTCTTGCGTTGTGAGTGAACCTGAAGTGGGAGATGTTGATAAAGAAATCAGACCAAAGTCCTGTCAAAATTCAGAGCAATCAGTACAATTTCAACCTGtttcacattgcacttttcagAGTGGATCCATTGGTGCAGAAAACGCTAAGCTTGAAGACTTTGAATTAAAAACTTTAACTGAGTGCACAGAGGTAGCAAACATGGATCCAGAATCTTTTAGTTCAGTGTGTGAGCCGGGGGAGAAGGTTCAGAGTCAGGACGTTGTGAGACCAAAGCCCTTGCCAATTGCACAGCACTCGTTAGCAAGCCATGACTCTAAAGACAAGGCAACAGAGGAGCCCACTAGTTTCAGCAATACTCAGTCAAGGCCAGAGAGGAATACGGTGGTGGCACCCCAGTGTGTCGTGTCTGAAGACCAGTGCCAGGATTCTGAACACTCTGTCGTAGCCACGGTTTCAGATGGTGAAGAGAGTTGTGCGACGTTCACGGCACAGGATGGATTACATGCTCAGGACAAAAATGTGGATTTTGCTCTATTAGCCAGCTCAATCAGTTTGTTGGTCTCGGGACCTCCACCTGTCCTCGGTTCAGGCTTTCCCATGGCCCGCGGCGAggaacaggagcaggaggaggaggaggaggaaatggaTGCCATATTTGTTAATGACACTGGATCCATGGAGAAACCCACTCCGCGGAGAGGGAAAAGCtatcctttctccctctccccgatagttgaggaagaggagagcctCCAGGTGCCGCCGGCCACCGAGGAGGAGCTCAAGAGTTCTGACCAGCAGACCTGCTCCATACTGTCCCTCCTGCAGTCCGTGAGCGAGCGCCTTCAGTCCAGCGGCTTCGCCGACGGTGACCCCGACACGTGGGCGGACTCCATGGAGGCCTTCCGCTGCTCTCGCTGGGGCGGCCTTTCTGACCAAGTGGGCGACGCAGCTGAGGAGAACCCGCCCACCGATCAGGATCTTACGCTAAAGGACGAGGCTGAGACGCTCGGCGATGTGGAGGAAACGGTCAGTGTAGAACCACAGGAGGCACCTGAGGAGAAAGACTGGGTGACTCTTCTGTCGAAACCTAAACGGATTGCTAGCAGCCCATACTATGAGTGTCTGAAGTCCAAGCCACCATCGATCCCTCCAGTGGTTAGTATTACTGATGGAAAACTGTCAAAACCATTAGTCAAG GGGGAACAGTTAAGCCTTAAAAGGATCATGCCAAGACCCTCTGTG ATGCATGTCTATGATGGTGTGACATTCTCTGGAGAGAAGCGAATTATATTTGACGATGTGGTGGACACTGGGGACATGGCTTTCAAGACTGGACTCTCCTTGCAAGCGCTGACAGGATG CTGGCTGCTGTACGTGGAGCCGGGGTTCAAGGGGACCTGCATGGTCCTGGAGGAAGGGGAGAAGGTGCTGatcggaggagagggggaggtgcAGGAACAAAGTACAAACAAAGTGAAGTCTCCCGACCCAGTCTCCATCGGATCTATTAGAAGAGTAGTTAAG GATGATAGTATTCCAGAAATCCACTGTCATGAAGGTGAATCCACAGTTGTCTTTCATTCTCGGACTGATAATTTGGAGGCTGTCCAGTTATCTAATCTCACAGTCAAGTCTGGATG CTGGCTGGCATATGAACAGAATGGGTTCAGTGGTCATTTTGCTGTTTTGGAAATTGGAGGAAAAACAACACATGGATCTGTGTCACTGGTCAGGTCCCTGCGTCCCCTCACAAGG GGAGGACCCAAAGTCTCAAGACCGCTGGATCCCAAG ATGGTGCTTTACGAGTTCCCCCATTTCCAAGGCCAGCACCGAGAGCTCGGCACCAACACGTCCAGGGTGGAGGGGCTGCAGAGGGTCTCCTCTCTGCGGGTCATCAGCGGAAT ATGGGTGGGATACTCCAGAGAACACTACAGAGGCCAGCAGTGTTTGTTGGAGGAGGGTGAATATACTGACTGTCGACAGCTTGGCGAGTCGGATCGTACTTTCCTCTCTTTCCGCTTTCTACTggca GATTGTATTGAACCAGCCATCTCATTGAGGAATGCTCACTCTCCTGAGACTGCTCATATGGACATAGTTGACCTAGATGTTCCAGATATGGAGAAGAGTGGCCCTAACCTTGAGCTCGCTTCCATTTGTGTCAAGAGTGGAGT GTGGGTGGCATACAGTGGGAAGTTTTTCTCTGGAGACCAGTACGTTCTGGAAAAGGGCCATCATTCTGGTCCTCTCGACTGGGGCGACCGCAGTGGGGAAGTCATGTCGATCAGGCCAGTTCGTTTG TCTTGTGGGAACAGAAAACCAAAGCATTTG ATCCGGGCGTACAGTGAGCCTGACTTCGGCGGGGAGCGTCGCGAGTACGAGTCCGAAGCAGCTGACTGCAGCTCTCTCCATCCCATGTCATTCAGAGTGATCCATGGAAG TTGGGTGCTTTTTGATGAAGAGGGCTGCTCTGGAAAGCAATTCATCCTGACGGAGGGGCTTTTCCCCGACCTGGCCTCGTGTGGCAATGACGGATCAGCCATCAAGTCGCTCCAGCCAGTTCCATAT TGTTTTTCAGACCCATCCATTAGTCTGTTCTCCCTGGATTCCTTTGAAGGCTTGGAGACGGAAGCAGTTATGACTATGGATGACATGGAAGGCTTTTTCACTCAGTCTCTCCGGGTCAATAGTGGACT ATGGGTGGTGTATGAATATAGTAATTTTAAAGGCCGTCAGATGCTTCTTAAGACTGGTGAATACTCCAGGTGGGGCGAACACAGTAACTGGGACACCATTGGCTCTCTTCAGCCTTTTGGACAG CCAAAAGCTTACATTCAGTTGCGGAACCGGGTTCTGGGCTCAGTGCTGACTGCAGAACCCACAAAGGATGATGACGCCCCAGCCAAAGTGTCCCTAAAAGCGCCGAAGTCATTGGACTCTCAGCAGTGGATTTTTACTGATGGACTCCTCAAATGCAAG GTGGGGaaggtgtgcatgtctgtgattGGTGGAAAGGCACACGTAGGGGCCCGGGTAGCTCTGTGGCCTGAGCATGGGCGCACTCACCAGAGGTGGAGCCTCAACGAAAACGGAACAATTTCCTCGTATCTGAACCACAGCCTTGTACTGGACATTAGAG GTGGGAACGGCATCGACAGGGACCACTTCATTGTCAATCAGTTTTCAGCTGATCAGTCTACACAGTTCTGGGACATTGAGTTGGTGtag